A portion of the Bactrocera neohumeralis isolate Rockhampton chromosome 2, APGP_CSIRO_Bneo_wtdbg2-racon-allhic-juicebox.fasta_v2, whole genome shotgun sequence genome contains these proteins:
- the LOC126762683 gene encoding alcohol dehydrogenase 1: MSLAGKNVVFVGGLGFIGYEACKALMTRDLASFFIFDVLDKPEAVKALEEINPKTKVYYTKFDITSKDSIKQSLADVIAKVQYIDVLVNGAGILTDPNVELTMNINLIGLINTTLEAIPLMDKNKKGRGGVIVNIASVLGLEPAPPTAVYCASKFGVVGFSRSLGDPHYYEHTGIAVVTFCPGLTDTPLKNNIATKYTFDYSKEIGEKLNNSKTQKPEICGQHLAQAVELMDNGAIYISNQGTLTKVKPSVYWEPTY, translated from the exons atgagTTTGGCGGGTAAAAATGTTGTGTTCGTTGGTGGCTTGGGCTTCATTGGTTATGAAGCTTGCAAAGCGTTGATGACCAGAGATTTGGCG TCCTTCTTCATTTTCGATGTTCTGGACAAACCCGAAGCTGTGAAGGCCTTGGAGGAGATCAATCCCAAGACCAAAGTCTACTACACCAAGTTCGACATTACCAGCAAGGATAGCATTAAGCAATCGCTGGCAGATGTTATCGCTAAAGTTCAATACATTGATGTACTCGTCAATGGCGCCGGCATACTCACCGATCCCAATGTTGAGCTGACCATGAACATCAACTTGATTGGTCTCATCAATACCACACTCGAGGCCATACCACTTATGGACAAGAACAAGAAGGGACGCGGTGGCGTGATAGTCAACATTGCTTCCGTGCTGGGCTTGGAGCCCGCACCACCCACCGCCGTCTACTGCGCATCGAAATTCGGTGTTGTGGGCTTCTCGCGTTCACTTGGC gatCCCCACTATTATGAGCACACCGGCATTGCGGTGGTCACTTTCTGTCCCGGTTTGACTGATACGCCATTGAAGAACAACATTGCCACCAAATATACCTTCGACTATTCCAAGGAGATTGGCGAGAAACTGAACAACTCCAAAACACAGAAACCCGAAATTTGTGGCCAACATTTGGCCCAAGCCGTCGAGTTGATGGACAATGGTGCCATCTACATTAGTAACCAAGGCACATTGACCAAGGTGAAGCCAAGCGTCTACTGGGAACCAACTTATTAG